Within the Anaerohalosphaeraceae bacterium genome, the region AGCTCGAATGCGGAGACTGGGGCTACAAACCCGGCGACATCAACAAAGACTGCCGGGTCGATCTGGAAGATTTGGCCTGTCTGAGCCGGAACTGGCTGTCCTGCACAACCCCCGACCAGCCCGATTGCCAGCTCGGTTCTTAGCAGAGAAAGCGCCGTTTCGCTTTATAAAACAAAGAAAAACAGGGTTGTGACAGAAACCAACAAACCGGAGTGTTTTTGCCCGACGGCCCTGATGCGGAAGCTTATAAGTGGTAATCTCCGGCGGCTTCCGGCTGATAGAGAACTTTTTCTATCCGAAGTCGACGCAAACCCGACGGCACACGCCATTGGATTTCATCCCCCTCCCGATAGCCGAGGATGGCTGTTCCAACCGGTGCCAAAACTGAAACGGCCCCGTTGTCTATATCTGCATCCTTCGGGAAGACAAGGGTGTAAATCATTGTCTCAGAAGTATCAATATCCCGCAGCAAAACCTTTGAGTTCATTGTCACCACATCCGGCGGAACCTCCTGCGGTGAAACAATCCGAGCCCGTCGGAGCTCTCCTTCCAGGGCTTGAAGGTCCTCTCGACCGCCGCCGAACATCCGGGCTACATCAAGTAGCTCTTCCAGCCGTTTCTGATCAAATTGAGTGATGTAGATAGTCCTCTGTTTCATGCAGCGGCCTCCAATTCAACTCTTCATCCTCCCCAATATAGTCTTTCCAGATACCGGCGGCAAGCCAAAAGGGCGAAAAACAGGACAGCGGCTTACTGAATATGGACTCGTCCTTCTTTGACCTTCAGCCGACCGGCGGCAAATAATCGGATTGCCTCCGGATAGGCAATGCATTCCTCCCGGAATACCCGGGCGGCCAGGGTATCCGCATCATCCCCTTCCAGCACCGGACAGCATCGCTGCACAATAATCGGCCCGGCATCATATTCATTCGTACAGAAATGTACCGTGCAGCCGCTCACCTTGCAGCCCGCCTTCAGCACTGCCTCATGAACATGATGCCCCCACATCCCCTGCCCCCCGAAACTCGGCAGCAGCGCCGGATGAATATTCATCACCCGGTTTTCATACCGCTTGGGAATCTCCCAAAGACACAGCCACCCCGCCTGCACGGCCAAATCCACGCGGGCCTTGTCCAGTTCCTCCGCAATCCGCTCACTGAATGAATGAACATCTGCAAAATCCTTCCGGCGGATAATCACCGGCTCCAGCCCGATTTCCCGAGCCCGCTGCACCCCCGCCACCGTCGAACGGGAACTAATCACCAGCACAATCTGGGCCGGCAGACGTCCCGCCTGAATCTCCTGGTGAAGATTCACCATCGTCCGCCCGCCCCCGCTCAGCAAAATCCCCAGCCGAATCGGCTGAATATCCCTCCATGAGCCCTCCCGGTAAATGTCTCGCCGCAAATCCATTGCCTCATTGGCCAGCTTATCCGCCTCCGCGTTTTTCTCTCGCGGAATATGCTCCGCCCTCCACCGGTCAAAACCGGCCAGAATCTTTCGGCATGCCTCATACAACGGCAGGAGATTGTCACTTTTGACCTTGTACTGCCCATTGAGCTGCCGTACCAGCAGTTCGCTGTCGCTGAACAGTACGAGCTCTTTTGCCCCCCGCTTTTGAGCCGCCCGAAGCCCTTCCAGTACCGCCGTGTACTCTGCAATGTTATTCGTCGTTTCCGGCTGATAAATCGCCCGGCTTTCAATGAATTCCCCTGCCGGCGTCTGAAGAAGATATGCCCCCGCTCCCGGACCCGGATTGCCCCGGCTGCCTCCGTCTGTATAAAGATGTAAGACCATTTCTCCTTTTGAACTCCCCATCTGGGCATCCTTGAAAACAAAAAAAGCGGCTAATCTGTACCGCTTTCCCTCAGATAGAGGATTCGTGTGCAGTTCGTACAGCGTAAAATCTCATCTTTGGTCGTCAGGATGTTCACCATCTCCGCCGGCAGCCCCATAAAACACCCTCCGCAGCTGTAGGAAGCTGAATGCTCATCCGACTTCTCAATCGCCGCCATTGCCTCGCCGTCATACGTCTCGGCCACCCGGACAAACAGATTCAAAACCTCCGATGGAATCTGCTTAGCCGCTTCGTCCCACTCCGCCTGAATTGCATCAATATCCTTCTGATACTCGGCCGCCTTGACCTCCGCCTCCGTCCGCACCTGCTCCAC harbors:
- the rnk gene encoding nucleoside diphosphate kinase regulator is translated as MKQRTIYITQFDQKRLEELLDVARMFGGGREDLQALEGELRRARIVSPQEVPPDVVTMNSKVLLRDIDTSETMIYTLVFPKDADIDNGAVSVLAPVGTAILGYREGDEIQWRVPSGLRRLRIEKVLYQPEAAGDYHL
- the purN gene encoding phosphoribosylglycinamide formyltransferase, translating into MVLHLYTDGGSRGNPGPGAGAYLLQTPAGEFIESRAIYQPETTNNIAEYTAVLEGLRAAQKRGAKELVLFSDSELLVRQLNGQYKVKSDNLLPLYEACRKILAGFDRWRAEHIPREKNAEADKLANEAMDLRRDIYREGSWRDIQPIRLGILLSGGGRTMVNLHQEIQAGRLPAQIVLVISSRSTVAGVQRAREIGLEPVIIRRKDFADVHSFSERIAEELDKARVDLAVQAGWLCLWEIPKRYENRVMNIHPALLPSFGGQGMWGHHVHEAVLKAGCKVSGCTVHFCTNEYDAGPIIVQRCCPVLEGDDADTLAARVFREECIAYPEAIRLFAAGRLKVKEGRVHIQ